CCACCGGACCAGCCGCTCGGTGACGGTCTCCCCGAGCGCGGGGTCGTCCCGCACGGCGGGCGGACAGTGAAGCCGCCGCCCAGGATCGACCGCCGGCGCCGACGCCTCCCGGCGGGGCTCGGAGGCGGCGCCACCACCCCGGCCCACCGCCGAGGTGTCACGACCGGCACCGACGGGGGCTGCCGCCGGGGCGCCAGAACCGGTGCGAGCAGATTCCACCGCCGACGCACCAAGACCAACGCGGGCAAGGGCTGCCGCCGACACGCCAGGACCAGTGCGGGCAGATTCCACCGCCGACGCACCAAGACCAACGCGGGCAAGGGCTGCCGCCGAGGTGCCGAGGCCGGTGGGACCGGTCGGCAGCTGGGCCGGTACCGGCCGATGCGCATCGCCTGGCAGTGACGTCTCCGTCGGTGGAGCCACGCCCCCTGGCACGTCTCCGGCCGCCAAAGGGTTCCCGACCGACGGCGAGTGCCCGGCCCCGGAAGGGGCCCCAGCCACCGATGCGTGCAGCTCCGTCGGCGCATTCCGGACTGCCGGCGCACGCCAGACCGTCGGCGCATTCCCGACTGCCGGCGCATTCCCGGCTGCCGGCGCACGCCCGGCCGTGGGCGGCTTCCCGGCCTCGGACGGCCGCGGTTCCTCCGATGAAAGCACCACCTCCGGCGGCTTCACCGCCTCCGCAAGATGCGCCTCCGACGACGTAGGTGACGTAGGTACCGCCGTCGGCGGATGCGGCGCCCACTCCGGCAGTGGCGCCGCCGTCGGCCGGTGGGCGGCTGCCGGGGTCGGCAGGGGCAGAGGGAGTGCGGTCGGCGGCGGGGCGGGCCCGGCCGTCGGCGGGGAGGTCCCGGCCGACAGCAGGGCCCGTACCAGGCCCGCCGTGTCGTGGGACGCGGCGGGAGCCGTGACCCGGGAGATCAACGACACCGTCGTCAGCTCCCGTTCGTGCGGGCGATCTCGACGTTCTCCAGGACGCCGAGGGCGTCGGGCACCAGGACGGCCGCCGAGTAGTAGGTGCTGACCAGGTAGGAGATGACCGCCTGCTCGTTGATGCCCATGAAGCGGACGTTCAGACCGGGCTCGACCTCGTCCGGGATGCCGGTCTGGTAGAGGCCGATGACACCCTGGTCGTCCTCACCGGTACGCATCGCGATGATCGAGGACGTGCCCTGCTCGGTGATCGGGATCTTGCCGCACGGCAGCAGCGGCACTCCGCGCCACGCGGGCAGCTGGTTGCCGTTGAACTCGATGCTGCCGAAGTACAGGCCCCGCTTGTTGCACTGGCGGCCGAACGCGGCGATGGCCTTGGGGTGGGCCAGGAAACAGCGGGTCTTGCGCCGCATGCTGAGCAGCTCGTCCATGTCGTCCGGGGTCGGCGGGCCCGAGTAGGTGGAGATCCGCTGGTCGAAGTCGGCGTTGTTGAGCAGGCCGAACTCCGCGTTGTTGATCAGCTCGTGCTCCTGCCGCTCGCGCAGTGCCTCGATGGTCAGCCGCAACTGCTGCTGCGTCTGGTCCATCGGCTCGTTGTAGAGGTCGGCGACCCGGCTGTGCACCCGCAGCACCGTCTGCGCGACGCTCAACTCGTACTCACGCGGGGAGAGTTCGTAGTCGGCGAAGGTCTGGTGCAGCGTCTCCTCGCCCGCGTGCCCCGAGCTGAGCAGGATGTCGGCCTCACCGGACCGGTTCAGTCTGCGGTGCCCGTCGGTGCTGATCCCCTGCACGTGCCGGCGCAGCGCCTCGTGCCGGTCGGCGACCGCCTTGTACGCCGTGAGCGGCAGCGCGAGCACCGTCGTGGCGGTCGTGGCCCGGGCCGTGAACTCCCACTTCTTGGCCTGCCCGGCGAGCACCTGGCCGCCGAAGGTGTCCCCGTCGGCCATCAGCCCGAGCACGGACTCGTCGCCGTACGGGCCCTCGCCGATCTTCTCGACCTTGCCGTGCGCGATGAGGTAGACGTGGTCGGCCTTGCGGCCCTCCTGCACGATGACCTGGCCGGGGGCGAACTCCTTCTGCACGAACTTGTCGGCCAGCGCGCCGAGCACGCCGCTGTCGGAGAAGCCGCGCAGCAGGGGCAGTTCGCCCAGTTCGGCGGGGACGACCTGGATCTTGGAGCCGGTCTTGACGAAGGTCACGCGGCCGTCGCCGACGGTGTAGGAGAGGCGGCGGTTGACCCGGTAGGTGGCGCCGGGCACGTTCACCCAGGGCAGGACGCGGCTCGCCCAGCGGGAGCTGATGCCCTGCATCTGCGGTTCGGACTTGGTGGTGGTGGCGAGATTGCGCGCCGCCGCGGTGCTGAGGCTCTGCTGCTCGCGCTGCTGCTGCTCCGACTCCGGGCCGGCCGACGGTGCTGTCATGGTGTCGAGGGGCATGGCTCTACCTCGTCTTTCATGGCACGTAGGGTCGCAACGAACTGCTGTCGTCACGCTGCGTACACAGAACTAGCAGAGCCACGCTTACGTTGAGTAACCAAATCAGGGGCGCGCGAAGGCAGTCCGCGGGCTCACGGTGCGCCCCTCGCACGCCCCTGATTCGCATAACTCCTGGTCTAACGTTTCCGCAGGTCAACCCTGGATGACGGTTCGCTGGCGAGAACCGGCCAGAACTGGCGAAAGCGATCGCTTACTCGGAGTGACCGGCGTGGCGGGCGTCGACCTATGCGCTCGGGCACTCCTTCCACGCCAGGTGGTACACCGTGCTGATGTCGCCGTCCGTCGAGTCCATGGTCATGAAGCTGACCTTGTTGGCGCTGGCGGTACCCGCGTTCACCCGCAGCTCGGTGTTGATGTTGAAGTTGCGCAGGACCCCGCAGGGCGCCCAGACC
The genomic region above belongs to Streptomyces sp. CG1 and contains:
- a CDS encoding family 2 encapsulin nanocompartment cargo protein terpene cyclase — its product is MSLISRVTAPAASHDTAGLVRALLSAGTSPPTAGPAPPPTALPLPLPTPAAAHRPTAAPLPEWAPHPPTAVPTSPTSSEAHLAEAVKPPEVVLSSEEPRPSEAGKPPTAGRAPAAGNAPAVGNAPTVWRAPAVRNAPTELHASVAGAPSGAGHSPSVGNPLAAGDVPGGVAPPTETSLPGDAHRPVPAQLPTGPTGLGTSAAALARVGLGASAVESARTGPGVSAAALARVGLGASAVESARTGSGAPAAAPVGAGRDTSAVGRGGGAASEPRREASAPAVDPGRRLHCPPAVRDDPALGETVTERLVRWAEETGICAGRLDKIRTADLGRLVMLAHPESDDPDRLLAAAKCALSEWAVGDHHLDGEAEEARPAEPGQRLAVARSVIDQSHLPLGYAPGSKRAVTADPVMRALRDSLRNLHTYATMSQVRRLRHELGIMLNAFDQEADWQASGHVPSAGEFLTHRHENSFVPGMVLVDTIAGYEVPYGEFSDPRVRRAFTMAGTAGMLVNDLYSMAKEDPADFSLPRLIASEEGCSPAEAVDRTVDIHNELMLTFEAEAAALARTGSPELCRFLAGTWTWAGGSREWHASSGRRREDASPESASHEPAQAA
- a CDS encoding family 2B encapsulin nanocompartment shell protein produces the protein MPLDTMTAPSAGPESEQQQREQQSLSTAAARNLATTTKSEPQMQGISSRWASRVLPWVNVPGATYRVNRRLSYTVGDGRVTFVKTGSKIQVVPAELGELPLLRGFSDSGVLGALADKFVQKEFAPGQVIVQEGRKADHVYLIAHGKVEKIGEGPYGDESVLGLMADGDTFGGQVLAGQAKKWEFTARATTATTVLALPLTAYKAVADRHEALRRHVQGISTDGHRRLNRSGEADILLSSGHAGEETLHQTFADYELSPREYELSVAQTVLRVHSRVADLYNEPMDQTQQQLRLTIEALRERQEHELINNAEFGLLNNADFDQRISTYSGPPTPDDMDELLSMRRKTRCFLAHPKAIAAFGRQCNKRGLYFGSIEFNGNQLPAWRGVPLLPCGKIPITEQGTSSIIAMRTGEDDQGVIGLYQTGIPDEVEPGLNVRFMGINEQAVISYLVSTYYSAAVLVPDALGVLENVEIARTNGS